TGGGGTCCGTGTAGCGGGCAGGCTTTCCGTCCACCAAGCGCTGGGTGCGGGTGGCGGGGGCTCCGCACTGGGCGCAGATGGCGGTGAGCTTCTCCACGAACTCCGCCCGGGCCAGAAGCTCCGGCATGAGGCCAAAGGGTTCCCCACGGAAGTCCAGGTCCAGCCCCGCCAGGATCACCCGCACCCCCTGCCGGGCCAGCCCCTCCGCCAAGGGCAAAAGGCCGGCATCCAGGAACTGCACCTCGTCCACGGCCACCACCTGGGGCAAGGGGGATAGGTACGCCTCTATTTCCCTGGCCTCGCCCACGGGGATGGCCTCCACCCGCTGGCCGTCGTGGCTCACCACTTGGCTTTCGTGGTAGCGGGTATCCAGCCTGGGCTTGAACACCAAAACCCGCTGCCGGGCGATAAGGGCCCGCTTGACCCGGCGGATGAGCTCCTCGCTCTTGCCGGAGAACATGGGCCCGGCTATAACCTCGATCCAACCTTGGCGGTGCAATACCGGCGGCATCCTGCCCCGGATTTTACCCGGGGATAGGGTAACCCCAGGCTACGCCCCTGAACCTCAGGTCAAGGTGTCCCCCAGCGCCTCTAGGGCAGGCAAAAGAAGGCCACCTTGGCCCCGGCCCAGGCCCTGGGAGGCGGGCAGTTGCCCGATGTATAGACCGTCTGCTCCCCCCAAAGGGATTGGGGGCCATTAGGACCCCTGGCCCAGCCTCCCCTGGAGGTACGCCAGGGAGAACCAAGCAAGGAAATCCTGAAGCTTTTAGGGAAGAGGAAACGAGGCCCCGAAGGGCCTCGTGTTTCCCCAACTTAGGAGTAGCCTCAGCGCCCCTTGCGGTAGGAATCCCCGTAACGGCGCTGGAAGCGCTCCACGCGGCCTTCCGTGTCCACAAAGCGTTGCTGCCCCGTGTAGAAGGGATGGCAGTGGCTGCAAACCTCCACGTGGATCTCGGGCCGGGTGGAGTAGGTGTGAATGACGTTGCCGCAACCGCAGATGATGCGGGCGGGAACCAGCTTGGGGTGGATGCCTTCCTTCACGTTTCGCCTCCTTTCGCACGGTCTTGGCCGTGCGCAAAACCGCCTTTTAGTTTAACCCTTGCCCTGGCTTGCCGCAAGCCTAAGGCGGGGGCAGACGCCGCCACCTGGGGCCGAAGAGCCTTCGGCGGAGGCGCTCCCAGGCCACCCAAGCCGCCCCGAGGCCCACGGCCAGCGCCATAAGAAGCCAGAGCACCCCCAAAACCCCAAGCCCCACCAAGGCCAAAAGAAGGAGCACCAAGGGCCAATACCAGGAAGTGCGCACCCCTTCACTTTACCCCAAAACCGGGCTAGAATGGAGGATGCCCCAGGATAGGGGGGCGGTCGCGCCCGGGAGCCGAACCTCCCGGGTGAGGAAAGTCCGGGCACCATAGGGCAGGGTGCCAGCTAACGGCTGGGCGGGGTAACCCGACGGAAAGTGCCACAGAGAAAAGACCGCCAGCGGCCAGGCTAGGCCTGGTGCGGGCAAGGGTGAAACGGTGGGGTAAGAGCCCACCGCGCCTCCTGGCAACAGGGGCGGCACGGCAAACCCCACCCGGTGCAAGGCCCAGTAGAGGGGAAGGGCTTGCCCGGCCCGCCAGAACCCCTGGGATGGGCCGCTTGAGGCCGGCGGCGACGCCGGTCCCAGAGAGATGACCGCCGAAAACAGAACCCGGCTTACGCCCTGTCCTGGGGCTCCCCAAGCTTCGGCTTGGGGTTTTTTTCTGGTGGCAAGAGTGGGACATGAGTGGGGCGGAAGTGGGAGATGGTGGAAAACTGTGGGAGGTCTATGCTATACTCCCTAACGAAAACCCTCTTGTGGGTAGGGGCCTTTTGGGTAATCCCAACCCCCAACAGCCCCAGAGGGTGGGACCAGGTGGGAAATGCCCTTCGGCGAGTACCAGTACAGCCTGGACGACAAGGGGCGGGTGGTGATCCCCGGCCCCTTCCGGGATTTCCTCGAGGACGGCCTGGTGCTCACCCGGGGGATGGAGGGGTGCCTCTATGTCTTCCCCTCCGATCGCTGGCGGAAGATCGAGGAGCAGCTGGTCAACCTTCCCCTCACCGACGCCCAGGCCCGGGCCTTCGTGCGCTTCTTCTACTCCGGAGCCTACAAGACCCGCATGGACAATGCCTCCCGGGTCCTGATCCCCCCTCCCCTCCGCCAGTTTGCCGGCCTGCAGGAAGGGGGTGAGGTGGTGATCGCCGGAGCCCCGGGGAGGCTGGAGATTTGGAGCCAGGAGCGTTGGTGGAAGACCATAGAGGAGATCATGCAAAACCCACCGGCCCCCGAGGCCTTACGAGGACTTATTGGATAGGAGATTATGAACGCCATTCCCCAGCACATTCCCGTTCTGTACGAAGAGGCTCTCTATTGGCTTCGGATTCGCCCCGGAGAAGTTTACGTGGACGCCACCTTGGGGGGAGCCGGGCACGCCAAGGGCATCCTGGAGCGGGGGGGCCTGGTCATCGGCCTGGACCAGGATCCCGAGGCCGTGGCCCGGGCAAGGACCCTGAACCTTCCTGGGCTTAGGGTCTTTCAGCGCAACTTCCGCCATCTAAAGGAGGTCCTCGAGGAGGCCGAGGTGGGCCAGGTGGCGGGCATCCTGGCGGATCTGGGGGTAAGCAGCTTCCACCTGGAAGATCCCAAGCGGGGCTTCAGCTACCAGAAGGAAGGCCCCCTGGACATGCGCATGGGGGAGGAAGGCCCCACCGCCTACGAGGTGGTGAACACCCTGCCCTTGGAAGACCTCCACCGCATCTTGCGGGACCTGGGGGAGGAGAAGCAGGCTTACCCCATCGCCAAAGCCATCGTGGAAAGAAGGCGAAAAACCCCCATCCGCACCACCTTGGAGCTGGCCGAGGTGGTGCGGCAGGCGGTGGGTTTCCGTAAGGCGGGCCACCCCGCCCGTAAGACCTTCCAAGCCATTCGCATGTACGTGAACGACGAACTGGGCGCGCTGGAGGAATTCCTCAGGCAAGCTGAGGAGGTCCTGGCCCCTGGGGGACGGCTGGTGGTCATCACCTTCCACTCCTTGGAAGACCGTCTGGTAAAGCGCTTCCTGAAGGAAAGCCACCTGAAGGTCCTCACCAAGAAGCCCATTACCCCGAGCCCCGAAGAGATAGCCGGAAACCCCCGGTCCCGCAGCGCCAAGCTCAGGGCCGCGGAAAAGGAGGTGGCCTGATGCGCCGCCAGGGAAGCCCAGCCACCGCCCTACGCTTCGGCCTCCTGTACCTCCTGGCCCTCCTTTTGGTCTTCGCCCTGGGCCACCGCAACCAGCTGGAAAAAGCCCACCTGGCCAAGATGGAGAAGGAGATGTCCGAATTGGCCAGCCAGGAGGAAGCCCTGCTCAAGGAAAGGTGGCAAGCTAACCAGCCTCACCGGGTGCTCTCCTGGGCTAGGAAAGAGGGATTCCTGCCCATGAGCGCGGGGAGGTGGGTACGGTGACCCTAGGCCTAGGCCGCGTATCCTGGGTCTTTTTAGGCTTGGCCCTTTGGCTGGTGCTTTTCGCCCTAGGGCTCTACGGCCTGGTAACCCATCCCCCCAGGATCCTCACGCCTCCACCGCCAGCCCCTGGGCTCAGGGGTACCCTCTACGCCCAGGACGGTACCCCCCTGGCCCTCAGCCTAAAGGAGGGGCGCTACTACCCCTTGGGGACAAGCGCCAGCCAGCTTTTGGGCTTTGGGGAGCGGGGCTCGGGCCGGGGCTTGGAGGGGCTGGAGCGGGACTTAAACGCGGCCCTCGAGGTGGGCCGCTCCTTCACCCTCACCCTGGACCCCTGGATCCAGGCCATGGCGGAAAGGGCGCTATGGGAAGGGTTAGCGCGAAGCCGGGGGGCCTATGGCACCCTGCTGGTGATGGACCGAAGCGGCGATCTCCAGGCCGTGGCCAACGGGCCAGCCTTTGACCCCTTAGCGCCCAGGAAGGACCCGGCAAAGGACGTCTCCTGGCGAAACCACGCCTTCCTGGTACCCCTGGAGGTGGGCTCCACCATGAAGGCCCTTACCGCCGCCATGCTGCTGGAGGAAGGAGCAGCCAGCCTCACCACCCGAGTGGAGGCCCCCATGCACCGGGTGGTGAACGGATGGACCATCCGGGACGTCGTCCCTCATCCCCCGGTCCTCACCTTGGCCGAGGTGCTCCGTTACTCCTCCAACGTGGGGATCAGCCTGCTGGCCGAGGCCCTGCCCAAGCAGGTGTTCTACCGGTATATGGAGAAGCTCCACTTCACCGATCCCTCCCCCCTCCCCGGGGTAAGGGTGGCCGCTCCGGTGGTTAACCCCCCTAACACCTGGAGCCGCGCCACCTACGCCAACCACACCTTCGGCCAGGGTTTCCTGGTAACCCCCTTGCACCTGGCAGCCGCCTTTAACGCCTTGGTTGATGGCACCTACCGCTCCCCCCGGCTCTTTACCCACCAGGAAGCGCGGTCCGAACAGGTCTTCTCCCAGGCCACGGCTCGGGCCATCCGCCAGGCCCTACAGGAGGGGCTTGCGCCCCGGGCCCAGCTTGCCGGTTATCCCCTGGCGGGTAAAACCGGCACGGCCCAGGTGGTGGTGAACGGCCGCTATTCCCGTGAGGTCTTTACCGCCTGGTTTGCCGGATTCGTACCTGGCGACCAGCCCCTGTACACCGTGGTGGTGGCCGTCCACTACCCCAAGGGGGAGGTCCACGGCAGCCAGGTGGCGGCCCCCATCTTCCGGGAGGTGGCCGCCGGACTCTTGGCATACCGCGGCGTACCCCCCTATGCTGAAGGGCGGTGAGTAGCCTGTGTATGTACATCATGTTAGGGAAATAACGCCGGAGTGGGTGGCCCGGGCCACAAAGGGAAGGCTTCACCCCGGCGGAAAACCCGTCCACGACCTCCGTTGGGACAGCCGGGAGGTCCAACCGGGAAGCCTTTTTGTGGCCCTGCCGGGAAGGCACACCCACGGCCGGATCTTTGTGGGCGAGGCCCTAGCCAAAGGAGCCCACCTGGTCCTCTCCGACCAAC
The genomic region above belongs to Thermus caldifontis and contains:
- a CDS encoding peptidoglycan D,D-transpeptidase FtsI family protein — encoded protein: MTLGLGRVSWVFLGLALWLVLFALGLYGLVTHPPRILTPPPPAPGLRGTLYAQDGTPLALSLKEGRYYPLGTSASQLLGFGERGSGRGLEGLERDLNAALEVGRSFTLTLDPWIQAMAERALWEGLARSRGAYGTLLVMDRSGDLQAVANGPAFDPLAPRKDPAKDVSWRNHAFLVPLEVGSTMKALTAAMLLEEGAASLTTRVEAPMHRVVNGWTIRDVVPHPPVLTLAEVLRYSSNVGISLLAEALPKQVFYRYMEKLHFTDPSPLPGVRVAAPVVNPPNTWSRATYANHTFGQGFLVTPLHLAAAFNALVDGTYRSPRLFTHQEARSEQVFSQATARAIRQALQEGLAPRAQLAGYPLAGKTGTAQVVVNGRYSREVFTAWFAGFVPGDQPLYTVVVAVHYPKGEVHGSQVAAPIFREVAAGLLAYRGVPPYAEGR
- the rpmE gene encoding 50S ribosomal protein L31, which translates into the protein MKEGIHPKLVPARIICGCGNVIHTYSTRPEIHVEVCSHCHPFYTGQQRFVDTEGRVERFQRRYGDSYRKGR
- the mraZ gene encoding division/cell wall cluster transcriptional repressor MraZ, yielding MPFGEYQYSLDDKGRVVIPGPFRDFLEDGLVLTRGMEGCLYVFPSDRWRKIEEQLVNLPLTDAQARAFVRFFYSGAYKTRMDNASRVLIPPPLRQFAGLQEGGEVVIAGAPGRLEIWSQERWWKTIEEIMQNPPAPEALRGLIG
- a CDS encoding thymidine kinase, which encodes MPPVLHRQGWIEVIAGPMFSGKSEELIRRVKRALIARQRVLVFKPRLDTRYHESQVVSHDGQRVEAIPVGEAREIEAYLSPLPQVVAVDEVQFLDAGLLPLAEGLARQGVRVILAGLDLDFRGEPFGLMPELLARAEFVEKLTAICAQCGAPATRTQRLVDGKPARYTDPIILVGAKEHYEPRCRACHQVRY
- the rsmH gene encoding 16S rRNA (cytosine(1402)-N(4))-methyltransferase RsmH yields the protein MNAIPQHIPVLYEEALYWLRIRPGEVYVDATLGGAGHAKGILERGGLVIGLDQDPEAVARARTLNLPGLRVFQRNFRHLKEVLEEAEVGQVAGILADLGVSSFHLEDPKRGFSYQKEGPLDMRMGEEGPTAYEVVNTLPLEDLHRILRDLGEEKQAYPIAKAIVERRRKTPIRTTLELAEVVRQAVGFRKAGHPARKTFQAIRMYVNDELGALEEFLRQAEEVLAPGGRLVVITFHSLEDRLVKRFLKESHLKVLTKKPITPSPEEIAGNPRSRSAKLRAAEKEVA